Proteins found in one Acinetobacter sp. XH1741 genomic segment:
- a CDS encoding exodeoxyribonuclease V subunit gamma → MGIHVIQSQRIDVLLQGVLASTSQPSTHPLQVLKAQHFIVPSPAVEQWLIQKLAEQQGMSANYQFHQRVRGFQWYAYQQVLTSHKEQVRKANIPRLIFKWRVHQALQEFIQPDVMDIDNSHPLHSIVQRIYDSADRLEQGIEKQLKKQKMLYWVAEQVADLFSNYMVYRGQCERGCENTCTCPNNWLAAWGQDRALDIEKYIAQKDKEISAFTLQQTQELERWQRWLWQQHFHDDFMQMRQIDELFWQELDHPERQKKALSRLPEQIVIFTLLDLPPSQLQFLRRLGQYIDVLILHYNPSQEYWADSVDPLWKQRYDLGVKERFIAKNPQATDAEITDFFNKFTLNFNAEARESRHPLLTRLGKQARDHFSLLSNLSTGEEGKWVDAFVDDFPESLLGKVQSDILHLVEPEPKQYELPPTDDSIQIHVCHSTLRQLEVLKEQLIGWLAKPHEQPRRPNDILVLVPNLAEVEPLIRSVFPATPTEQGVHLPVKIAGIASLDALNAWRAVIGRINLMQGRFSFDDFADWLSLHATQQCYSLEYAQVERILALLADAGFKRGLDAEHLKRSLCDGDEDYRYSFKFALERLALGIAIPEHATFNQVLSYAKVQPSDFELIGTLIQIYQDLNVRRDWLIMHEQRKVHTVEYWLQVLSQDIAEFEQAGVAALKTAREIVKKQERMLTLASYYAETETGTLRKITLPLPYILDEIQRTLENQTAQAEPTGQITFAQIGQIRPLPYRLIVMLNLDAGQFPNRDTHVPFDLMDALRQQLGDRSRLEDDQGAFLDALLLAQENLWLFYNGFDVNDGEVRDPSSILQEFREHLALIVKPAPDAPEREVIEGIEIPSQLKQLYHLHYLQPFDPKGFMADNSYIRYQDHWFNVAMQIQQASGVLKPWANTSYPLEIPDMLVLDSHQWIQDVTFPARLYLKTLGVENLGSVGELDQNEPLLLDGLGRYTIRHFLQQNEQQAQPEALLDQLPVGKVQYSAWQQGIFEQECLLERLHHYAPAVTQTTQRVWRIAKQLHMNITVPKSETQDWVSMEASSARAKRRAKVWLEYLLWLAYLNEGNACTEKRRIVVFSDQTVICKGISSEQARQYLQPWFKIWRYAQQQPLVLPAALMLKPLEKAKAYQWDTINQTEKVKLDEKSYAELLKYWNETGSFTSIDMTQNEACKLHKDWRFILQEQDAQALLQHACDEFAYDLYHPVFQFQHSE, encoded by the coding sequence ATGGGCATCCATGTTATTCAAAGTCAACGTATTGATGTGTTGTTGCAGGGCGTACTGGCATCTACGTCCCAGCCTTCTACGCATCCATTACAGGTTTTGAAAGCCCAGCATTTTATTGTGCCAAGCCCTGCGGTTGAGCAGTGGCTGATACAAAAACTTGCAGAACAACAAGGCATGAGTGCCAATTACCAGTTTCATCAACGGGTTCGTGGTTTTCAGTGGTATGCCTATCAACAAGTCCTCACCTCGCATAAAGAACAAGTGCGTAAAGCCAATATTCCACGCCTGATTTTTAAATGGCGTGTACATCAAGCCTTACAAGAATTTATTCAGCCTGACGTGATGGATATAGATAATTCACATCCATTGCATTCTATTGTTCAGCGTATTTATGACAGTGCTGATCGACTAGAACAAGGTATTGAAAAACAGCTAAAAAAACAAAAAATGTTGTATTGGGTTGCCGAGCAGGTTGCTGATTTATTTAGTAACTACATGGTCTATCGGGGACAGTGCGAACGTGGTTGTGAAAACACCTGTACCTGTCCAAATAACTGGTTAGCAGCGTGGGGACAAGACCGAGCGCTGGATATTGAAAAATATATTGCGCAGAAAGATAAAGAAATTTCCGCATTTACTTTGCAGCAAACACAAGAATTAGAGCGTTGGCAGCGCTGGTTATGGCAGCAGCATTTTCATGATGACTTTATGCAAATGCGGCAAATTGACGAGTTGTTTTGGCAAGAATTAGACCATCCTGAGCGCCAGAAGAAAGCATTATCTCGTTTGCCAGAGCAAATTGTCATTTTTACTTTACTGGATTTGCCACCTAGCCAGCTTCAGTTTTTGCGCCGTTTAGGGCAATACATTGATGTGTTGATTTTGCACTATAACCCTTCACAAGAATATTGGGCCGATAGCGTCGATCCCCTGTGGAAACAACGTTATGACCTTGGAGTGAAAGAGCGTTTTATTGCAAAAAATCCTCAAGCAACCGATGCTGAGATTACCGATTTCTTTAATAAATTTACGCTTAACTTTAATGCTGAAGCACGTGAGTCCAGACATCCACTTTTAACTAGGCTGGGTAAACAAGCCCGCGACCATTTCTCCTTACTTTCAAACTTGTCTACCGGCGAAGAAGGGAAATGGGTCGATGCTTTTGTCGATGATTTTCCTGAAAGTTTACTGGGTAAAGTTCAGTCAGATATTTTGCATTTGGTAGAACCAGAGCCTAAGCAATATGAACTTCCCCCAACCGATGACTCAATTCAGATTCATGTTTGCCATTCAACATTGCGTCAACTTGAAGTATTAAAAGAGCAATTGATTGGTTGGTTGGCGAAACCACATGAGCAGCCGCGTCGTCCAAATGATATTTTGGTTTTAGTGCCTAATTTGGCAGAAGTAGAACCTTTAATCCGCAGTGTTTTCCCTGCTACGCCAACCGAGCAAGGCGTACATTTGCCTGTCAAAATTGCAGGGATTGCTTCACTCGATGCACTCAATGCATGGCGTGCCGTGATTGGGCGTATTAACCTTATGCAAGGGCGATTTAGCTTTGATGATTTTGCTGACTGGTTAAGCTTGCATGCAACCCAACAGTGTTATTCACTTGAATATGCTCAAGTAGAACGGATTTTGGCATTACTGGCCGATGCCGGATTTAAACGTGGGCTTGATGCAGAGCACCTGAAACGTAGCTTATGTGACGGTGATGAAGATTATCGCTATAGCTTTAAATTTGCTTTAGAACGGTTAGCGCTCGGCATTGCAATTCCCGAACATGCTACATTTAATCAGGTACTCAGTTACGCTAAGGTTCAACCGAGCGATTTTGAGCTCATTGGTACACTCATTCAGATTTATCAAGATTTAAATGTGCGCCGTGACTGGCTCATTATGCACGAGCAAAGAAAAGTTCATACGGTAGAATACTGGCTGCAGGTATTGTCGCAAGATATTGCCGAGTTTGAACAAGCTGGTGTTGCTGCTTTAAAAACTGCTCGGGAAATTGTGAAAAAACAAGAGCGTATGTTGACGCTTGCAAGTTACTATGCCGAGACAGAAACAGGCACTCTACGTAAAATCACTTTGCCTTTACCTTATATTCTGGATGAGATTCAGCGAACTTTAGAAAACCAGACAGCTCAAGCTGAACCAACTGGACAGATTACCTTTGCCCAAATTGGACAAATTCGCCCCTTACCTTATCGCTTAATAGTGATGTTGAATCTGGATGCAGGGCAGTTTCCCAACCGTGATACGCATGTACCATTTGATTTGATGGATGCCTTACGTCAACAACTCGGTGATCGTTCCCGTCTTGAGGATGACCAAGGTGCTTTCTTAGATGCCTTACTTTTAGCTCAAGAAAATCTATGGCTGTTTTATAACGGTTTTGATGTCAATGACGGTGAAGTGAGAGATCCTTCAAGTATTCTTCAAGAGTTCCGTGAGCACCTTGCTCTTATTGTAAAACCAGCGCCAGATGCACCTGAACGCGAAGTCATTGAAGGCATTGAAATTCCGTCTCAATTAAAGCAACTCTATCATTTACATTATTTACAGCCGTTTGACCCTAAAGGTTTCATGGCGGATAACAGCTATATTCGCTATCAAGATCATTGGTTTAACGTGGCGATGCAAATTCAACAAGCATCCGGTGTTCTTAAGCCTTGGGCGAATACATCTTATCCTTTAGAAATACCTGACATGCTGGTTTTAGACAGCCATCAGTGGATACAAGATGTGACTTTCCCTGCACGCCTCTATTTAAAAACTTTGGGTGTCGAAAACTTGGGGAGTGTGGGTGAGTTAGATCAAAATGAACCTTTACTTTTAGATGGTTTAGGCCGTTATACCATTCGACATTTTTTACAGCAAAACGAACAGCAGGCACAGCCAGAGGCTCTACTTGATCAGTTACCTGTAGGCAAAGTTCAATACAGCGCTTGGCAGCAGGGCATTTTCGAACAGGAATGTCTGCTTGAGCGTCTTCATCACTATGCACCAGCCGTGACACAAACCACGCAGCGAGTTTGGCGAATTGCCAAACAGCTACATATGAATATTACAGTGCCAAAATCTGAAACTCAGGATTGGGTTAGTATGGAAGCATCAAGTGCTCGGGCCAAAAGACGTGCAAAAGTCTGGTTAGAGTATCTGCTTTGGTTGGCCTATTTAAATGAGGGAAATGCGTGCACGGAAAAACGCCGTATTGTGGTTTTTAGTGATCAGACCGTGATTTGTAAAGGCATTAGCTCAGAGCAGGCTCGGCAGTATTTGCAGCCGTGGTTTAAAATCTGGCGTTATGCCCAGCAGCAGCCACTCGTGCTACCAGCAGCTTTAATGTTAAAGCCTCTAGAAAAAGCTAAGGCATATCAATGGGACACAATAAATCAGACAGAAAAAGTAAAACTGGACGAGAAGAGCTATGCCGAGCTGTTAAAATACTGGAATGAAACTGGGTCATTTACCTCTATCGATATGACTCAAAATGAAGCGTGTAAGTTGCATAAGGACTGGCGTTTCATTTTGCAAGAACAAGATGCTCAAGCATTGCTTCAGCATGCTTGTGATGAGTTTGCCTATGACCTGTATCATCCGGTTTTTCAATTTCAACATTCGGAGTAA